The following proteins are co-located in the Flavobacterium sp. CECT 9288 genome:
- the rplT gene encoding 50S ribosomal protein L20, whose protein sequence is MPRSVNSVAKRARRKKIMKQAKGFFGRRKNVWTVAKNAVEKAMCYAYRDRKVNKRNFRSLWIQRINAGARLEGMSYSQFMGKVKANGIELNRKVLADLAMNHPEAFKAVLNKVK, encoded by the coding sequence ATGCCAAGATCGGTAAATTCAGTTGCTAAAAGAGCAAGAAGAAAAAAAATAATGAAGCAAGCCAAAGGTTTCTTTGGTAGACGTAAAAACGTTTGGACAGTTGCTAAGAATGCGGTGGAGAAAGCAATGTGCTACGCTTACCGTGATAGAAAAGTGAACAAAAGAAATTTCCGTTCTTTATGGATTCAACGTATCAACGCTGGAGCTAGATTAGAAGGAATGTCTTATTCACAATTCATGGGTAAAGTTAAAGCTAACGGAATCGAATTGAACCGTAAAGTTCTTGCAGATTTAGCTATGAACCACCCAGAAGCTTTCAAAGCAGTACTTAATAAAGTAAAATAA